TTTTGCTCTAAAACCTTTAGTGCTAATTTAATAGATATCAGTATATCAACAAATTTTGGAGCCTATATAATAATCACAAGGGACACAGGAGGAGCTGCTCACGCACCCATAAATAGGGTTCATGTGATGGGTTCCCATTAATTTAATGTTTCTAATCCTACTTTCCAACCACCAACCACATGATATTTTTCATATATTAAAGGAATGTAATGTAAATAAACCAAACTtgttttcaaccaaaaaaaaaaaaaaaaaccaaacttgTATTAAAATAGTCACAGATGATTGCTCTTTCATTTCTCTTCTATCTAACAGTAACAGCTATAGTTTATGATATTTGAATCTAAGGTATTTTCAGACAAAATCAAGATTGAGTAACGATAGACCAAATATACACTAAGatatggagaaaaaaaaaatagaggaaaCTTTATAGCTCATTGCATAAACACATTATCCCTTGCTTTTAATTATAGGTCATGTGTTGGGAGCAGGAGTTGGTGGTTCTACAGACtgaatttattttttgggtCTACATTCATTATCATAAGTTCATAATAATCCTACTGCATGCCCATGGCACCTTTAGTAAAATCAAAATAGCTAAATAAATAGACTCGGAGAAATAACATATTCCCTCCACATAATATATCTACCAAGGTATTGATCAATTCTTCTtcttaaaatataattaaataattacatTAACTTCATCTAAATGATGAGAAGAAGATTCGAATTTAAATTTAGGCTGCATAGCACAATGCTACTGCCAATTTAGCTAAATCCAAGCCTGCTTACTATAGGACTTTCTAGGGGTGGTTCAGTATGGGATCCCAAATCGAAAATGGGATTTCGAATTCCAAATCAAAAATTTTTGGGAtgggaatttgaagaccaattccaaaccaaaatttcggtattCTCAATTTTCGAgatttttgaaatattttcGGTATTTCGGGATGGTTTGGTATTCCCAAATTTCATACAAATTGAAATAGCAACCATTCATACCAAGTTAAATTAACAtgaaaccaaaataaaataagtaacaaatccaaaagcTAAAAAATAAGTTACAAACCTAATATGTTCGAAAACTAACAATACAATTTTTTGATTTCCTGTTTAAAAAATAGACACATTTGTGGGAGGTTCGTACCGGCATATGTGGCAATAAAGGGCTATGGTTACTGCCTGTAGACCACACCAATTATATTGCTACAAGTAGTTAGCAACATTTCAAATGTataataatatacatatatatatatatatatatataacatttatTTTCGGTTCGATATAGGATTACCGAAGAATTGAGTAGACAATACCAAATCTCATACCAAAATGTTGGGATTGGTTGAGTATTTCATCTTGAAAATTTCAGGAATtttgatttgaaattttttaaatttgggaTCGGAAttctttttggtttggtttggaaatttcgaaatttttttccagccctaggactttcttggttatttgttttgtgtccAGTTTGTCCAATTTGATATTTTAATTTAGGATGAGTTTGTTTCAACTTATGCAAGAAGATATTTCTGGTGGAAATATTTATCTATCTATATATCTATGTACTATTCTAAAGAGAAGGCTCTTTGTCAGCTATTTTGACAATTTGTGCCTTGTACTCTCCGGGctacttcttttttcttcaattttttttatatatttttaacaaaaagtaAGTAGTAAATTGTCTTAGTAGTTAACCTTTCTTTTCAATTAAGTGTGTTCTAGTTTCAAACCCTCCCTTTCTCTTTAGTGTAGAATATTACTtataattaacaaataaaaaaaaatcctccaacaaaaatatttcaaattcataGCATGTGCCATATTGCTAGttattaacaaagaaaaggttatTTGGTTTTCATGAAATAATTTGTAAAAAGAGATATATGTGGACCTCTCATTAATGTTGCTACTAGCACTACAGTCTTGTGTAATAGTATTCTTTATTTGTAGATGAGAGTTCTTAGGTTCAAACTCTTATAgggaattcgataccaaattattgATAGCATATAACGTGGTTTAGTGTAACCCCATCCCTAATATCCTTGGTTGGCGAGTAGAGTGAATGAGGTGGTGGTGTCGAACACGCTGCTGACTTCTATATATGAGTAATCACAACCGAGAAAGGAACTCGTCTCGCCTTTGGAttttagagcctgaagacaatgCTGCTAGTCATTGCGAAGTTCAGGATCCCCTGCACCAAGTTTGGttgccttaattatatttgtgAAAATATAAGTGCACCGAATCGGTATCAAACTATAAGGACACAAATACTCGAAAGAGATAAGTGTCTTGATGGTGAATGTTGCTCAGCCGTCAAAATGCCGAACTCTGAAGTGTACTTGAGAATATCCAATTATGAAAATGCGTTGAACACTAAGTGACCTGGTAACACTTCACTTCACCGagaggctaatgagatgacctctttcAACGAGAAGACCAAAGACTTCTTGCCAAcaaagacttggatagatagcCAAACGAACTTGAAGCAGTGCTGTTACTCCAAACTGAAGATGGTCTTTGGTCACCTAACTCTAAGGTTCTAGTTATGTTAATCCAAAGTGAAGATGTCGTTGGTTGCCAACACACAATTGTTAATCTAAACTGAAGGTGTGTTAACGAAGTTAGGGAATTTAGTGTTTTCTCAAAGGTTTGAGAGGATTTTGCATAGAACGAGAATTTGCACATGGCaattttgtgtgttgagttgaagGTCCTTTAAATGTTATAGAACCACTTCTATTTTATAAAGTTAAATCCTATGTTGATCACTCACGCCGAAGTAGAATCCTACCTAAACTGTAACTCCTTGGTGTCTCCTGATCCAATCTCTTATCAGATAATCCTAATCCATGCATAGCCTTCGGTCACTCCTACTAGAATTTGGATTTTGAAcccaatcctttttttttttctgcatttGATTACCTCCCAATCTGATCAAACATGAACCTTGATTCTCGGAATATTACGAATCTTCTCAAAGCTCATCTTGATCCTTAACAATTTTACCTATATTAGGATTTGACCGAATCACTCTTAAACCTGACCCCTTAAGAGTCATTCTTTTCCTAGGACTCGGCCATAGCTCAATGGACTGGACTTGATCCAATTTAGAAGAATAAGAATTGGGCCGAGAATCTCCAACTCATATCAAGCTAGCAACCTTACTTGGCCCAGGCCCAATATTTTGGGCTCAAACACCTTGTATAAAAGAAATTATATCTCAAGGATAAACTCTGAAACGAATAGAAAAAGGTTTAAAGGATAAAAAATATTGATGTCTAGATGTGTACATACCATATAATGATTTGGATAGCAATTGAAAAAGTAATTAACttataaaggttttttttttgtcacaaaTAGTCCCTGAAAATGACCCTCactatcaagatggtccctgaaattgaaaatcaatcaatgtagtccctgaaaataggtgtcgcaaattaatgtggtcattccgtcacaattaTGTTAAAAATTCCATTAAGTGTTGACGTGGCACATAAATGGCCCTTGTAATTTAtaggtttttataaaaaaaaatggtccttgaaattgactcacaccatcaagatggtccatgaaattgacccacacccTCAAGATGGTCCCTAAAGTTAAAAATCGATGAATGgagtccttgaaaataggtgtcataaatcaatatgatcattctaccacaattttgtaaaaaaatttgttatgtgctaatgtgggtttaataattaatttaaaaagttgtctaaatacctttttgcacaatgaaatttttttcatataGGAGGACCTGCTCCGAAGAGAGATCCCTTCTATAATTCTCAAAGGCACAAGGCTTAGCCAAGGCCTAAGAGGGGGtttggaaatagttttcaactAACAATAGACGCACCTCAgttataacctcattatctcaaggcaGACATCCTTATTCTTTGAGTCACTAGACCACCAGGGAAGCGCCAaacaagctctccaagattaaggttgtgaggatgttgatcGCCTAAATGTTAATGGTGATGTTCTAGAAGTCGTTGCCAATCAGCCAAGCCGTCAAGAAAGGTGATTTCAATCCAGGTTCAATTCGGTGAAGGGTGTCGAAATGTGTAAAAATGGAtgtattgagatttttttttttgagaatagACAGCGAAGGAGGTAGAGGAATGTGGATTGATATCGAAGGTGATTGTAGGACTGGTCAGCCAAGCTGTCATCAAAGGTGATTTCAATCCAGGTTCAATTCGGTAAAGGGTATCGAAATGTGTAAAGATGGAtgtattgagattttttttagagaatagacAACGAAGGAGGCAGAGGAATGTGGATTGGTATTGAAGGTGATTGTAGGACTGGGTTTTTTGGTTCACAactttttattaactattaaattattaaaacaatttgtaattttttaaatttaattagacttgtgtgatccatttatgtgtcacatcagcacataatagaatttttgatagaattgtgacggaaggactacattgatttgggATACTTACTTGCatgactacattgatcgattttcaatttcagggaccactttGATGTTAcaggtcaatttcagggatcatTTTGATGTCgcgggtcaatttcaaggaccatttgtgtgaaaaaaaaaagatttataaGATCCATTTATGtcccacatcagcacttaacggagtttttaacataattgtgacggaatgaccacattaatttgcaacacctattttcaatgactacattgattgattttcaatttcagggaccatcttgatggtgagggtcaattttagggaccatttgtgataaaaagcCATTTATAAATTAGAGAACGTGAAAATATAGTTGGCTATTGCTTGACTCCTAACATGCAAGTAGCGATTCCGTTTTACATGATTACGTAACATCATATCACCATACAAATATCATAATTCAAACCATTTATATTCTCTCCCATTACATGAAGATCATATTTAGAAAATTTCATTTGATTTGAAGACTGTTTACTCATCCATTTCAATCAAACAAGCCATACGAATATCATAATTCAAACCGTTTATATTCCCTCTCATTATATGAAGATCATATTTAGaaaatttcatttgattttaaGACCGTTTACTCATCCATTTTAATTAAACAAGTTGACGGTTAAGCATGTGAATATTACTTGTATTTATAACTGTCGATTTGTTCAACGCATATGGATGACTAAATAGTCTTGTATTAAATACTTGAATAATAACATTTGTACTATGAAATAGTACTATGTGTAATCATGTAAAGCGAAATTGCTATTTACAAGATCCAATGTTAGGAGAGATCTTTTAATGTGTTTGGAACAAGGAGCGGTACGTCATATTATTACACAATAGGgaaatggttttttttcaagTGCCCCTCCACAAGTTAATAACATATGAATGTATATACCtaatattcttttttttcaagTGCCCCTCCACAAGTTAATAACGTATGAATGTATATACCTAGTATTCTAGACACATGTTAAGAGTCAAGCATTATCCATTATGATTAACTATCTTTTACCTTTTTCTCacatctctttttttttggtgaagaaaATGGTAGTAGTGGGCTACCAGTCCGAGCCGGTCGCTGTTTTTACGGAAAGCTCTCCCCAAGAGGTTTTTTTACAAGCGGATGATTTTTTCTCACATCTATTTttcaatcacaaaacccaaTGGAAAGAATTAAAAGCAGCCATGATCCTGTCACAAATAGTGGTGGTACCAGACACTCCTTCGTTAGCCtttcctttcatttttcttttgaatcttTTATGTCTCGTTTGAACTGGCAAAGCAGATAAACAAGGCAAGCTTGAAGGTTTTCTGTCTTAACCCTCTACCTCTTTCCTTTCTCATAAGATGCAGTTTTTAAAAGGTACTAAATTCATTTCTCTTCCTTCCTTACCTTCCTCTCATTCTCAGCCTCTCAAGTTTTTCCCATTTGCAAAATTCGAACACGCAAACACAGTTCAAATAGCGAAACCAAACCAGACAGATCCATTTCTCCATACCCTTTAGATCCCCCCCCCCTCccaacatctctctctctctctctctctctctctctctctctctcaagtagTGACTGCTGCAGGGTTTAATTTCTTGGCTTAGAAACTTAGAATTGTTGTTTACACAATGAGAGACAAAGTTGCTTGTTTCAATGAAAATGCAGTAAATGTGTCTCATCCTTCATGTTCTAGCTATGCAAACACTTCTTGTGTTTCTCCAAACTTAACTCCTTCAGTCCAAAATGCAGTCTCATGCTTCTACAAAATCACTCTCTCCTCCACTCAAAAGCAGCTTTTGGTCACAGTCTCCTGGTGCAAAAACCACTACGCACAAGGCTTGACCATTAAGCTTTCTGACGATCCCTCAGCAGCATCCTTCAAGTTGAACACAAATTCGGGTATCTTCAGAAAGAAGAAAGGCACCAAAGTCATCGAATCTGATAATTTGAAGACAGAAATCTTTTGGGATCTCTCTAGAGCAAAGTATGATGTTAGTGGTCCTGAACCTGTTGAGGGTTTTTACATTTTGGTCATGATTGATTCAGAAATAGGCCTAGTTCTTGGTGACATGGCCGGAGAAGCTGTAAGCAAGAAGTTCAAGACCAGCGGTGTTGCGAAAGCCTCTCTTGTTTCGAGGCAAGAGCATTGTTCCGGAAATGCTCTTTATTCCACCCGAGCTCAATTCAGTGACACAGGCATTGAACATGACATTTTGATAAAATATAGTGGGGAAAATGAAGGCTTAAAACATCCGGTTTTATCCGTTTGCATCGATAAAAAGACGGTCATTCGAGTAAAGAGGCTGAAGTGGAATTTTAGAGGGAATCAGACAATTTTTGTTGATGGGTTGCTTGTTGATCTGATGTGGGATGTTCATAACTGGTTCTTCAATCCTTCATCAAGGTATGCAGTGTTCATGTTCAGAACAAGACGTGGGACGGAtagcagattgtggttggaagAGAAGATGGTGCACAAGGAGCACGACAAAGTTGAATTCTCCTTGTTGATGTATGCCTGTAAGATCTCATAAATCATAATATCAAATTTTGTcgttaattatttttcttttttgtttgttaatcCTTGACATTTATGATTTATTACAACTATTCTTCTAATTTTCCTTTCAAGAGAGGAATAGATTAGTCattcattttcatcatttttaagaaaacaaaataaattaatgcTTAAGGTATGCGATTGTAGATAGATGAATTTGACAagtttatatgtatatatatctcTCAATAATGCATGCAATTGAAACTTTGCAAACTAGAAAATGGTATGCGatttttcttcaatacctaCAAGTATTAAGTGTCGTTGCATGATTGATCTAACAGTAATTGGTCATCAATTTTAAGTCATTAGATCACATTCAATGGTTAATTGTGCAATGACACTAAATGCTTGTTTGTACGGAAGAAAAATCTGTTGAAAAGTGGTAATAAGTTAATTAGTTATGATAAAGGGGTGACTGTATAAGGTTTGAATAAGTTAAC
This window of the Malus domestica chromosome 03, GDT2T_hap1 genome carries:
- the LOC103418890 gene encoding uncharacterized protein translates to MRDKVACFNENAVNVSHPSCSSYANTSCVSPNLTPSVQNAVSCFYKITLSSTQKQLLVTVSWCKNHYAQGLTIKLSDDPSAASFKLNTNSGIFRKKKGTKVIESDNLKTEIFWDLSRAKYDVSGPEPVEGFYILVMIDSEIGLVLGDMAGEAVSKKFKTSGVAKASLVSRQEHCSGNALYSTRAQFSDTGIEHDILIKYSGENEGLKHPVLSVCIDKKTVIRVKRLKWNFRGNQTIFVDGLLVDLMWDVHNWFFNPSSRYAVFMFRTRRGTDSRLWLEEKMVHKEHDKVEFSLLMYACKIS